The DNA window CGGGGCGTGCGACCCGATCCGGGCGGATCTCACGCTCCCTTGATTATCCCTCCAGAGATTCGGCCTTGCGCTTTTCCTCCCGGTAGGCCTGTTTGCCAGCTTCGACGGCGGCGGCGAGCCGCTCCTTGCTCCGACTCACCGTCTCTTTGGCCTCTTCGACCAGCTCTTTGGCTTTCTCCCGCGCCGTTTCATAGGTCTCGCCGGCTTTTTCCAGCCCCCGCCGGGTTCGCTCTGCAATATCTTCTCTCAGTTCCTTCCCGGACTTGGGGGCGAAGAGCAACGCCACCACAGCGCCGAGTCCGAACCCGATCAAAAAGTACGTCAGCTTATTGGCTCCATTCTCCTCGGCCATAAGTGCCTCCGTGATTTCAGATGTCAGTTTTAGAGTTTAATCGCAGTCACAGACCGGGTCAATGTTGGCCACGAAATTCCCTCCGAGGTGCTCGCTGTGTCAGAAGAAACTTGTGCAAAT is part of the Blastocatellia bacterium genome and encodes:
- a CDS encoding YtxH domain-containing protein yields the protein MAEENGANKLTYFLIGFGLGAVVALLFAPKSGKELREDIAERTRRGLEKAGETYETAREKAKELVEEAKETVSRSKERLAAAVEAGKQAYREEKRKAESLEG